In Chryseobacterium sp., the genomic window TTTAGAAACTTCAGTGTCATCGGTGAAATCTATCCAGCCAAAGCGTACTTTTTTGATATCTAGCTCTTTTTCCTCCTTATGATTTATAATTACTGCAATTCTTCCCACTACCTTACTGTCTTTTATGGCCAGAAACTGCTTGGATTCGGAATAATGGAATGCCGGATTTTCTTTTGCATCCCATATTTTCATTTCGTCTTTAATAAAAGATGGAACATAGTACGGATTGTTTTTGTACAGATCCATCGGGAATTTTACGAATTGTTTGAGCTGACCGGCTGTTTTTACTTCAATAATTGAAACCTTAGACATAACTTTTGATGGTAATTTAAGGACAAATATAAATAATAATATTGTATACTTTGGCACAGTTTTTATATGATTATGGATAAAAATTAAACACAAAATCTATATAAAATGACGGGTTATTATATCATTATTGGTATTTCAATGCTGGTGAGCTGGTGGGTTTCGTCCAGGTTGAAATCGAAATTTGAATATTATTCCAATGTCCATCTCCGAAATGGCCTTTCGGGGAAAGAAGTAGCGGAAAAGATGTTGAGAGATAACGGGATTAATGATGTTCAGGTAATATCAGTTCCCGGGCAGTTGACGGACCACTATAATCCGGCAGATAAGACTGTAAACCTTTCCGAAGGAGTTTACATGCAGAGAAATGCAGCGGCAGCTGCAGTGGCGGCTCACGAATGCGGGCACGCTGTACAACATGCGGTAGGATATTCAATGCTGAATTTACGCTCAAAACTGGTTCCGATTGTCAACATAAGTTCCAATCTGATGCAGTTTGTTCTTATAGCGGGGATCGCCATCATGGCAGCATCACGGACCATTGAAAACCCCAATGGCAATACTACGGTACTGGCTGTTGGAGTGGCTATGTTTGCGATGACCACACTCTTTGCTTTTGTAACCTTACCGGTAGAATATGATGCCAGCAACAGGGCGATGAAATGGCTTAAAGATACAGGAGCTGTAACTGCCGAAGAATTTGTCGGAGTACAGGATAGTCTGAAATGGGCGGCAAGAACATATGTGGTCGCCGCAATAGGATCTTTGGCCCAGCTTTTATACTGGGGTTCTCTGCTTCTTGGCGGAAGAAGGGATTAATCTTTAAATTCAAATGAAACATATTGCATCTCGGATAATTTTTCCGAGATGTTTTCTTTTTGGACCAATTTTAATGAGGCGGTAAGGATACAGTTTTCGTTGGCATCAAAATTTAAAACTTTAGCATCAAATTTTGAAAGCAGCGTGAAAATAGTATTCTGCTGGTTAAAGTTGAACCGGATCTCAACTTCTGTTTCCAGTTCTTTAGTAATGATGCTGGCTTCTTCTAAAGTGATCTTTGCAGATTCTTTGTACGTTTTTACCAGCCCTGAAACCCCGAGTTTGGTTCCCCCATAATAACGGACTACAATAACCAGTACATTGGTAATTTCATGGGCGAGCAGCTGATTATAGATCGGCAGGCCCGCACTTCCTGAGGGCTCTCCATCGTCATTGGCACGGTAGTTTTCCCCGTTCAGTCCCATTCTGAAGGCATAGCAGTGGTGAGTTGCTTTTGGATGCTCCTCTCTGATCTTTTCCAATGCATTTTTCAGTTCACTTTCATTATTCACAGGATAAGCAAATCCGATGAATTTGCTTCCTTTCTCCTTTATTAAAGTGTTTTCTATAGGTTTTTCTATGGTTTTGTACTCGAACGTCATCCTGATACCGGCTTTGTATCTGCAAAAGTATTAAATGCTTTATAAACTAAGTATGGATTCCATGAAAAATACCGTCATTTTGACGGTATTCTATTTTTTGAGGGTAAAATCCTATTTTAATTTAAAAAAAGAAATTAGGTTATCCCTGAACTGTTCCGTTTTGCCAGCTGGATAATTAAATTGCGGAGCTTTTGTGCCGTTTTCCAGTTTCAGAGTATTATTTTTAATCACAATAGCTTCATCCCAAAGTTTCGCATCAATAAACTGCTGCAGGGTAAAGCGGCCGCCTTCAATAATGATAGATTGGATCTGTTGTTTATACAGGGCTTCCATTAATTCCGGCAGAAAATTTTCTTTTTTTATCCTGATAAACTGAATAGATCCTTCAGTCCCCTCTTTAATGGAATTTAAAACCAATGTTCCCGCTTCATTGTTGTAAATCCTGAAATCAACCGGGACTTTGAGGTCAAAATCAATTAATACTCTTACAGGATTGATTCCTTCAGTATTTCTGACGGTTAAAGCCGGGTTGTCATTGAGTGCGGTTTGAGTTCCTACTAAAATGGCATGCTCATCAGCTCTTAACTGATGGACAAACTGGTTTACCAAAACATTTGAAACCGCAGTAGGTTTGAAATCTTTATCTAAAAAGCCATCAGCGGATTCTGCCCATTTTAGAATAATATAAGGTCTCTTCTTTTCATGATACGTGAAGAATCGTTTATTCAGCTCAAGGCATTCCCCTTCCAGAATACCTGAAACGGCTTCAATCCCGGCATCCTGAATGATTTTTTTCCCTTTTCCGTTGACTTTATCATGGGAATCCATCGCGCCGATAACCACTTTTTTAAAGCCTAATTCTTTAATTTTTAATGCACATGGTGGCGTTTTCCCATAATGGGCACAGGGCTCCAGGGAAACATAGATCGTGGATTCTGGAATTAGCTCTTTATTTTTAACGGAATTGATGGCATTGATCTCAGCATGATTTTCTCCGGCTTTATGATGGTAACCTTCGCCAATGATTTCTCCGTTGTGGACAATTACACTTCCCACCAAAGGATTCGGATAGGTCTTGCCCAATGCTTTTCGGGCCAGTTCAATGCATCTTTTAATGTAGAATTCGTCGTTAGTCATATTCGTTAAAAAGAAAAAGCGAAGACAAATTGCTTTGCTCCGCCTTTATTTATTTTGTTATCAATTAATCTCCGCTGATAATGCTGTGGAGATTCTGTTTTAATGTTTCCAGATGAGCTTTTTTCTCATCAATGGTGTTGTATGTATCTTTTAAAAGAGGATTTTCTCTTGACGGTTTGTTGAAGAAAGAAAGGTTGTTTTCCAGTTTTACGATTTCAGCTTCAAGATCAGAGATTTGGTTTTTGATCTTTCTTGCTTTATCGGTAAGCTGGTTTTCAGATAAACCTTCTTCTTTCAGTTCAAGTTCATTGATCTTATTGATCTTCAGTTTCTCTCTTAAAGTCTTATTGAATTCTGTATTGATTGAAATTTTATCACGCGGAACTTTTCCGATATTGTTCCATGATGTTTTAATCTGTTCTATCTTTTCGATGCTCCCTTCTTCGTTGGAAACCATTTTCAGTTCGTCAAGAAGAGCTTTTTTATTTTTATAATTTTCTTTCCAGTTATCGGTAGAAGTATTGCTTTTTTCTCTGTAGTTGTTAAAGAAAGCATTACATGCATCACGGAATTCATCCCAGATTTTATTGGTCATGCTCTTAGGAACGTGCCCAATTTTTTTCCAGTCTTCCTGGAGTTTTTTAAACAGGGGAACGACAATATCCCATTCTTCATTGTTCATATTGTCTTTGGCCGTTTGAATCAGTTTTAATTTCTCTTCCAGATTGGCTTGTTGGGAGCCTTTTAAAGACTTGTAATAATTGTTTTTTGTTGTATTAAAGCCTCTCAGGGTTGTTTTGAAATCATTCCAGTTCTGGTTGGAAAGTTTTCTTGGAACACTTCCTGTTTTCAGGAAATCGGAACGAAGATCTTCCACTCTTTTAATGGCATTCTGCCAGTAGCTGTGGTTGGGTGTTTCTGAAGGCTCGGAAAGTTTTTTGATCTCAGCAATGATCTGATTTTTCTTTTCAAGATTGGCAGTCTGTTCTTTTTCGATAACAGCAGACAGTTCAGATTTTCTTTCGTGGATTTTATTGGAGATTTCTTTGAATTCTTCCCATGTTTTTTCACGGAACTCTTCTGCCACAGGCTCAGCTTCTTCTTTCCAAAGTTTGTGCAGATACTGAAGCTCATTCAAAGCTTTCTGAATCACCGGCTCGTTTTCCAATTCCTGGGCGCGGGCAATGATATGTTGTCTTTTTTCTAAATTATGGCTGTATTCCTGTTCCAAAAATTCTTTATTTAAATCCAGCATCTGATAAAACTGGTTTAAATGGTGGAAGTAATTGTTGTTGAGTATTTTAAATTCAGATTTTGCAACCTGTCCTGCTTTTGACCATTCTTCTTTGATTTCGCGAATGGATTTAAAGAGGTTGATTCCCGGTTCAGAACTGGTGTACAGGTTTTTAAGTCTCTCAATGATGTTCTGACGGTGTTCAAGGTTCTTTTTCTGTTCCTCTTCCTGTCCTTTTTGAAAGTCATCATGCTTTTCTCTGAAAATATTGATCAAAGCAGAAAGTCTGGACTGTAAAGAGTGCTCGTAACTGAAGTTTTCAGGTGCGTTTCCGGCTTCTACATATTCATGTTTTTTATCTTCCACTTCATCGTGGATGTAATGACTTGCTTTTTCCTTCAGCTGGTTGAATTTTTTAAAGCTTTCACCGGCGTTGGGAGTGTTGATGATTTTTTCCATTTCTTTCAAAGCATCAGCCAGGGAAATGTCAACATCTTCATGTTCTTCCGCATGCTCAGCATCATCTTCATGAGGAGCTACATCATGGGAATCTTTATTTTCCGATGTTTCCTGGGATACTTCGTTAGCATTTTTCTTTTCTTCGTTGTCAGAAAGATTGTTTTCTGTAATCATAGCAAATCTTTTATGTGAGTGGCGTTAATAATATCCTTTGAATATAGCTCTAAAGCCAATTAAAGTACTAATTTATGTTATTTTTTTCAAACATTCCAAATTTCCCAGGCTTTTTCTGCTTGTTGTTCAAGCATATAATAACCGTTGACTGTTTTTGCTCCTTTTTCCGAAGCATTGATGATAAACTGGGTATAATTGGGATTGTAGATTAAATCGATCACCAGATGATCTGAAGAAAGGGCGTCAAAAGGAAAATTCAAGCAATCCTCAACGTTGGGGAATGTTCCCACCGGAGTACACTGAATGATTATTTTGTGCTCCTGAACGGTTTCTTTGTCCAGGTTTTCAAAATTAATTTCTGTACTTCTGGAGATGGTTTGGGATGGAATACCCAGCTTGTCTAAAACATATTTTACAGCCTTTGCAGCACCTCCGTTTCCTAAGATCAATGCTTTGTCATGGGATGGTTTTCTGTGAAGGAGAAGTGTTTTTTCGAAACCGAAGGCATCGGTATTATATCCAGTTTTTTTACCATTCCGGATAAGAACACAATTGACGGCGCCTATTTTTTCTGCTTCATCACTTAATTCATCCAGATAATCCATAATTTTCTCTTTATAGGGAATGGTTACATTGAAACCTACAAGTTCCGGGGAAGCAAGAAGATCTTCTACTTCATTGATCTCGTTCAGGTCGAAAATATCGTAGGAGAAATCTTTAAGCATAAGCTTTTGGAACTTATTTTCGAAGAATTTTTTAGAAAAGGAATAGGAAATATTTCGTCCTATCAACCCTAATTTTTTATTGGAATCCATTGATCAAAAATAAAAAAAAGACCGGATAAATCCGGCCTTTGGTTTGAAATATTTTTTAATAATTAATCGACGATAAATTTCGTAGCTGTATTATCTGTTTTTAAGATATATGTTCCTTTTATTACTCCCGAAGGTTGATTTTATTTGAATTTTTAAAAGGATGGGCAATCGTTTGAATTAATTTTCCTGCAAGATCATAGATCTCAGCTTTTGAAATTTTGCCCAGGTTTTCTCCTTTCACAAACAGCTCATTATTTCTTACCGGGTTAGGGTAGATGGTGAAGTCTGACTTGTTCTTTTGAGTTTCAGAAGTGGCTAATGTACTGTAGCATGTCCAGCTAAGATCATCCAGGGCTACTCTGTTTGAAGTAGACGAATTTGTCAGCTTAATCACAATATTTCCGCTTACGTTTATGTTGTTAATGGTGGTAGTGGTTGCAACATCACTGTAAGGGATGGTTCCTACATTAACATTATTTATCAAAACATTGATATTACCAGCAATTCCTGTAAATTTTAGCTGTGTTGTTAAAGTTAAGCTCTGAATTCCACCTGAAAGTGTTGAGCTTGTTAAATTACCATTTCTGATTGTTATAGCCTTATTGTTGATGGTCTGGTCAACTCTAGCGTCTGTTGCAGTCCATGAAATTCCGTTATTCGTCCAGGTGGCTGTCAGATAAGTGTTTGCAGCACCGGTAATCATTTCAAAATCTTCTGTTCCGCAACTTCCGCCAACCGGGCCATCCAGAGTAGTTGCTGTGGCTGTTGTACTTTGTGGTGAAGAGTTTCCGGCTGCATCTTTTGCGATGATATAGAATGTATATTGGGTAAGCGGAGATAATCCGGTTACGGTTGTAGATGTTGCAGTACCTGAAACAGTCGCTCTTAAAGTACCGTTGGCATAAATCTGATAAGAAGCTACTCCTACGTTATCGGTAGCTGCTGTCCAGCTTAATGCGACAGAGTTTGAAGTAGGGTTGCTGGCAGCCAGATTGGTCGCTGCAGTAGGTGCCTGTGTATCGAGAACCGGAGTTCCCCAGATCTGAGCCACATATTCAGGGTGGTCAATGAAAGGGTTTCTGTTTCCCTGATAGCTATAAGAAGCGTTGTTTCTTGCAATTTCTTCCTGGGATACAGGATCCATGATGTGCCACGCTATATATTGATTAAGGGCCCAAGGCTGCAGACCGGGAAATGTAGTATTGGCAAGCATTCCACCGGAAGTGAAATTAGCAAGCTTATCTTCATATCTTGTAACGAAATAAAGAATCATTCGGGCAATATCTCCTTTAAAAGCATCGATAGGTTCAAATACAGTACCTGAATACCCCTGAGATACGGATGATCCTAATTTTGATCCGTTTTTAGAAGTGAAAGAAGCGCTTCCCACAACACCGTAAGGATAGTTGGATCTCATACCGTTTACTTTCCCATCGGTAGGGCGGATAAAATTAATGTCTGCTACCATTGGAGAAGCACTGCTGAATAAACTCTGAGGAATAACGTGCTCTCTGTTGTAGCACTGCCCTTCAACTGAATATGTCCCACACTGGTTGACTCCTAAAGTGTAGCTGTATTGATCCGCTCCATTTGGATTTTCAGAATAGATATCCAGAATCGTTCCGTCATTTTCATAAAAGTAATCGCGGTCAGTAGTAGCATAGCCGTTCCACAAGCCATTATAACCATGATCTATATGCCCATTAGTAATAATGGTTTTAAGGGCTGTTTTAAGAGCGGCCCCTGTTAGACCTGCTGCAGGGCCATAATATCCTGCCGGAGCCTGTGCCAAAGTGTTGATAAAAATCACACTCAGTAGAAAAAAGGATAAAATTCGTTTCATTTTTTAAAATTGGGGCGTAAAGGTACGAAAAAACGAAAGTGAAAAAGATAGGTTGTATTAAATATATAAACTTAATATATTAATTTTTAGTAATATACTCTTTGCTGATTTTTGAGAAGAACCAGGAGATTGCAATACCAAATAGAGAAGCGGTACATGCGACGATGAAATAATTTTTTCCAACAATCTTTACAGGGAAGGGAAGTACTTCATTGGCTCTGAAGAATTCTGTGTAAAGCTGGAAGTAACATAGTGCTGTACCCAGAATTAATCCTGAGATCACTCCCGAAATGACAATGAGAATTCCGGTATAGAAATACGTTCTCCTTAAATGGCTTAAAGGGAAACCTAATGAGATAAGAGATTTTGCCTGTTCTTTCTTATCCAGCTGAAGGATAATAATAGCTCCCGCAAGATTAAAGGTCGTAATAAAAATAACCAAGGCAAATATTAAATAGATAAATAGTTTTTCCGTATTGATCATCTTCCAGAAGGCTGCATTTTCTTCTTCTTTGGTTTTTATATCAATATTTTTGCCAAGAGCAGAAAGTAAGCTTTGTTTCACAGCATCTGCATTTTCCGGATTTTTAAGTTTAATAACAATCTGGTAAGCTGACTTTTTTGGTAAACTAAGCAGTTCTTCGGTAAGTTCAATAGGGGAAATAATGTAATTGTCCAATTGATCTTTTCCCGGGAAAACACCGGTCACGAGAATATCTCTTTTATTATAAATATCCTCTTCTTTATTAATAATACCGGTTCCCGGCTTAGGCATAAAGATGGTGGCGTAATGGTTGGAAGAATCCACAGGAATGGAAAGCCTGTTGTCCAGACTGTTTTCCATTAATACCTCATTGGAATATTTGAAACTGGGAAAGGTTCCGTAAAAAACGTCCTTATTGATAGGGTTTACTTTGATATAAGCGGAATCTACTCCTCTTAAATAGGCAATGTCTCCTTTCCCGTTGAAGCTGACGTATACTTTTTCTTCAATAACGCGGGAAAAGCTGCTGATCTCTTTATTGCTGAGTAAAATTCTATTGACCTTGTCCAGGTTCTTAATGGTTTTTCCCGAAGTACTTTTTAACGTTAAATCAGCATGAAGGTTGGAAATAAGGTCTTTATTCAGGTCTTCCAGTCCTGAAAAAACTGAAATAATAACGAACATTGCAGTCACAGCAACCGTCATAGCGCCTACCGCCAGCCACGTAATAAACGTAACGGCAGTACTGCCTTTTTTAGCCAAAAGGTATCTGGATGCTATGTAAAATGCAATATTCTTCAAGATCTATAGAACAGGATTGTCGCCTTCGCCTCTTAATTCTCTTTCCAGTTTTTCAACATCATCAAGAGCCGTATCTAAATAAAAGTTAAGCTGTGGAATGATACGCACCTGTTTTGCCATTTTCTGGCCAATGAAATTTCTGTATTGAGGTTTATTTTCCTCGATTTCTTTCATTACGGCAGAACGGAACTCCTGTGGGAAAATGCTTAAATAAATTTTAGCAATACCCAAATCTGCGGTCACTTTTACGTCTGAAACGGATACCAATATGCTCTGCTTGCTATCTGCAGCCTGTTTTCGGAAAAGCTCTGCGAAGTCTTCCTGAATGATCTGTGCTACTTTTCTTTGTCTGTTACTTTCCATAATTTATGCAAATTTAGTACTTTTGTTTGAATTGATACTTTCAAATTAAGCTACAGTATCAAATTTACGATTTAATTATATTTATTAGTATTTATGAAACTAGAACATATCGGTATTGCCGTAAAGTCTTTAGGAGTCTCTGATGAGCTTTTTGCCAAGTTATTAGGAAAAGAATCTTACAAAAAAGAAACGGTAGAAAGGGAAGGGGTAGTGACTTCTTTTTATGAGACCGGAGAAAGTAAAATTGAGCTGTTGGAAGCCAGCAATCCTGAAAGCCCGATCTCAAAATTTATCGAAAAGAAGGCGGAAGGGATCCATCATCTGGCCTTTGGGGTTGAAAATATCCTTGAAGAAGTAAAAAGATTAAAAAATGAAGGATTTCAGTTTATCTCCGAGGAACCGAAAGAAGGTGCTGATAACAAATTAGTTGTATTCCTTCATCCAAAGTCCACAAACGGCGTGCTGGTAGAACTTTGTCAAGAAAAGCAATAAAAAATTTTGTAGTGAAATAAATTTTACTATTTTTGCAAACACAAAATTTAACCAAGTTTTGAGGTCCTATAGCTCAGTTGGTTAGAGCACCTGACTCATAATCAGGTGGTCCCTGGTTCGAGCCCAGGTGGGACCACTTTTTAAATCAAGCACTTACAGAAATGTAGGTGCTTTTTTATTTTTTGACTGCGACAATACTGCAACATTTTATTATTTTTGAGTAATGGAAATTAAAAGTAGCATATTATATCCTTTTAGAGAATTACATACCTATTTAGATATTGGTATTTATAAAGACTTAAAGAGTTTTTATGCTTCTTTTGAAAATAAAGTAATTGGTCATAGAATTAAATCAAAAAATAAGGATACTCATATATTTCAAATTTATAAAGATTCATATTCTGTTGGTGCAAATGACTTTGCTGAATTTTCTTTTGAAAATCATATTAAACGTACTCTTGACAACTTAATATATGAGTCTATAAATATGATTCAGGAGGGAATAAATATATGTTTTATAAACAATAAATCTATATCGAATTATTTGGATAAGATAGAAGAATCTTCTAAATTACTTCTAAACAATAAAAGTATTCAAGAATTTACATTTTTGAATCAACATCTGAAGATCATTGCCTCTGAATTTAAATTTTATAGGAATTCAGAAAGTATTTCCGAAGATAACACTATTTTTAAAGAATCTCCATTTAAAATAAAAGAAAATATCAAACGTTCTTTTTTCTATAAATTATATGATATTTCACAAAGGCACTTTATTATAGATTCTGATTTTTCAAAAGAAGATTTTATTGATGTATTTACAGAAGTAGAAACATCTAAAACTATTAAGTTTATATGTTCCAATTCTCTCATGATTACTTTTCTTGAAGAAATTAGAGAGGCATTCACTAATTTTAAGCCTACTTCAATTGAACAATCACACCGATTTCTCACGAAACAAGGCAAATTTCTCACTATTACTAATTACGATTCTTCAAAACAAAGACTCATAAATGGGAATCCTTTATCTGAGGTAAATAATTTATCAGAGGATATCCAAGATATTTTTGAAGAAATACTATAGTACTCACATTTCCCCTCACAAACTCACTCACACTTTCGGTGTTCCATTTTTGAAGTAAACTAATTTTACATCAGAAATCGATGCAAATTGTGCGCACAAGCAGCATCATAAAATAAAATTAAAATGGAAATAAAATCCGAAAAAAAGATTTTAAGCTTTAAAGAAGCATTAGCGTACTTAGATGTATCACCAAGTTTACTTTACAAATTAACATCCCAGCGAACAATCACGTATTTTAAACCCAATGGCGGTAAAATCTATTTCAAGAAAGCAGATTTAGACTATTGGATGCTTCAAAATGAAAATAAAAGCAAGGAGCTTTTAGAAGAAGAATTATTAACAAAAATTAAAAGTAAAAAACATGAATAGTTGGACGTTGCAATATTTGGTTCATTATGAACAAGATGATAGATATGATATAGGTAAAACGGATGGAGAAGGTTTTAATGCTAGAATTTCAAAGATGATTAAGGGGCTTATCATCACTCGTTTTGGTGATAATCTATTTAATTATGAATTAGAGGGTAAAACATATCGCGGAATTTGTGTTCATTTTTATGATGACATATTTGAAATTACAATCCCTGTATTTAGTAATGAGTTTGATTATAAGTTGGCAGATTTATTATTAGGTTACTTAGCTTTCTATTCAAATGGGTGTATTGAAAATCAGACATTTGAAAAGAAGATAGATTTGCCTTATGATAATGCACTAGAGCATGATAATTATTGTTATTCTGTTATTAAGCAACCTACCCTTAATTCAGGTGAATTAATTCAAAAATATCAAGAAAATGGAACAGCTTAAAATAAACGGCGGAGTGATCAACGAACTGATTAAAGAAGGAGTATATCGTAGGCTTCCTAAAATATTGCAAAATATTACTAATCCATTTACAGGACGTGAAAGAGATATAATATTAACATCATCTATTGGAGTATTAAGTGCTTGTTTACCCAATCTGTATGGGATTTATGATGGAGATAAAATTTATTCCAATCTGTATGTAATGATTATTGCTCCGGCAGCATCAGGTAAAGGAGTGATGAATAAATCAAGGATTTTAATTGATAAAATTCACGATCAGACTTTGAAAAACAGTATTAAAGCAGAAAAAGAATGTAAAGAAAAAAAGAAAGAATCCAAAGAAAAAGATGATGCTCCATGCCCATCAATAGAGATCAAAATAATGCCTGCAAATATTTCCACAGCAGAAATGTATACGTATATGGGAGCCTCTAATTATGGATTGTTGATTATGGAATCGGAGGCAGATACTATGAGTAATATGCTCAATAATGACTGGAGTAATTATTCTGATATATTGAGGAAGTGTTTCCACCACGAGCCTATATCTATAAGTCGAAAAATGGAGAAAATATTTGAAGATATTAAAGAGCCGAAACTGTCTCTGGTGATGAGTGGAACGCCGGAACAATTAAAAACATTGATTAAATCCAAAGAAAACGGTTTGTATTCAAGGTTTATTGTATATACCTTTGATGAAATCAGTCAGTTTAAGAATGTATTTTCGATCAGCACCAGGAACAATAATGCTGTATTTGAAGAAGAAGCGAAAAAAGTATTTAATCTTTATGAAACACTAGTAGGTTTAAAAAAGGGAGAGATAGAATTTAAGCTCACTGAAAATCAGGTAAGAAAATTTCTAAAAGAACTTACTGTTATGCATGGGGTAATAATGGACTTTCATCCCCAATCTTTTATATCCAATCTCAATAGGCATGGACTTATTTTATTCAGAGTAGCAATGATATTAACAGCTTTACGTAATATTAATAATATTTCTGTTGCTGGTAAAAAATTAGTGTGTTCCAATGTGGATTTTATATTGGCATTAGAGATAACAAAGGTTTTTCTAAAACACTCATTGATTACTTATAATACATTCGATGATGGTATATTGTCAGAAAATGATGAAAAATTATTATTTGGACTGCCTTTTCAATTTACCAGAGCCGAAGCTGTTAAGTTAGCAGAAATGCATAATATACCTAAAAGAACGATGGATGATAAGCTCAAACAATGGAAGAAAAAAAACATCATTACTCCCATAAGGCAAGGGCTTTATAGACGAAGCAGAAACTTCATGTAAAGGATGTAAAAGTTGCAATTTCTGCAATTTCAAAAAATTATACTTAAATCAACTGCCCAATTTATCGAACATTCTATTGGGCAGTTATTTCTCTAAAATATTTAAAAGATAAAATAATGAATACAAGTATTAAAATCGTACTTGACAGTAGACCTATGTCTAATAATTTGTACACTGTTTACCTTCGAATCATCAAAGACAGAAAAAGAAAAAATATTGCTTTAGGCTTAAAATGTAGGAAAGAATACTTTGAAAATGAACAGTTCCTGAAAGGGCATCCAGACTAT contains:
- a CDS encoding zinc metallopeptidase, with product MTGYYIIIGISMLVSWWVSSRLKSKFEYYSNVHLRNGLSGKEVAEKMLRDNGINDVQVISVPGQLTDHYNPADKTVNLSEGVYMQRNAAAAAVAAHECGHAVQHAVGYSMLNLRSKLVPIVNISSNLMQFVLIAGIAIMAASRTIENPNGNTTVLAVGVAMFAMTTLFAFVTLPVEYDASNRAMKWLKDTGAVTAEEFVGVQDSLKWAARTYVVAAIGSLAQLLYWGSLLLGGRRD
- a CDS encoding YigZ family protein, which encodes MTFEYKTIEKPIENTLIKEKGSKFIGFAYPVNNESELKNALEKIREEHPKATHHCYAFRMGLNGENYRANDDGEPSGSAGLPIYNQLLAHEITNVLVIVVRYYGGTKLGVSGLVKTYKESAKITLEEASIITKELETEVEIRFNFNQQNTIFTLLSKFDAKVLNFDANENCILTASLKLVQKENISEKLSEMQYVSFEFKD
- the ribD gene encoding bifunctional diaminohydroxyphosphoribosylaminopyrimidine deaminase/5-amino-6-(5-phosphoribosylamino)uracil reductase RibD encodes the protein MTNDEFYIKRCIELARKALGKTYPNPLVGSVIVHNGEIIGEGYHHKAGENHAEINAINSVKNKELIPESTIYVSLEPCAHYGKTPPCALKIKELGFKKVVIGAMDSHDKVNGKGKKIIQDAGIEAVSGILEGECLELNKRFFTYHEKKRPYIILKWAESADGFLDKDFKPTAVSNVLVNQFVHQLRADEHAILVGTQTALNDNPALTVRNTEGINPVRVLIDFDLKVPVDFRIYNNEAGTLVLNSIKEGTEGSIQFIRIKKENFLPELMEALYKQQIQSIIIEGGRFTLQQFIDAKLWDEAIVIKNNTLKLENGTKAPQFNYPAGKTEQFRDNLISFFKLK
- a CDS encoding DUF349 domain-containing protein, producing MITENNLSDNEEKKNANEVSQETSENKDSHDVAPHEDDAEHAEEHEDVDISLADALKEMEKIINTPNAGESFKKFNQLKEKASHYIHDEVEDKKHEYVEAGNAPENFSYEHSLQSRLSALINIFREKHDDFQKGQEEEQKKNLEHRQNIIERLKNLYTSSEPGINLFKSIREIKEEWSKAGQVAKSEFKILNNNYFHHLNQFYQMLDLNKEFLEQEYSHNLEKRQHIIARAQELENEPVIQKALNELQYLHKLWKEEAEPVAEEFREKTWEEFKEISNKIHERKSELSAVIEKEQTANLEKKNQIIAEIKKLSEPSETPNHSYWQNAIKRVEDLRSDFLKTGSVPRKLSNQNWNDFKTTLRGFNTTKNNYYKSLKGSQQANLEEKLKLIQTAKDNMNNEEWDIVVPLFKKLQEDWKKIGHVPKSMTNKIWDEFRDACNAFFNNYREKSNTSTDNWKENYKNKKALLDELKMVSNEEGSIEKIEQIKTSWNNIGKVPRDKISINTEFNKTLREKLKINKINELELKEEGLSENQLTDKARKIKNQISDLEAEIVKLENNLSFFNKPSRENPLLKDTYNTIDEKKAHLETLKQNLHSIISGD
- a CDS encoding shikimate dehydrogenase, producing the protein MDSNKKLGLIGRNISYSFSKKFFENKFQKLMLKDFSYDIFDLNEINEVEDLLASPELVGFNVTIPYKEKIMDYLDELSDEAEKIGAVNCVLIRNGKKTGYNTDAFGFEKTLLLHRKPSHDKALILGNGGAAKAVKYVLDKLGIPSQTISRSTEINFENLDKETVQEHKIIIQCTPVGTFPNVEDCLNFPFDALSSDHLVIDLIYNPNYTQFIINASEKGAKTVNGYYMLEQQAEKAWEIWNV
- a CDS encoding endonuclease, with amino-acid sequence MKRILSFFLLSVIFINTLAQAPAGYYGPAAGLTGAALKTALKTIITNGHIDHGYNGLWNGYATTDRDYFYENDGTILDIYSENPNGADQYSYTLGVNQCGTYSVEGQCYNREHVIPQSLFSSASPMVADINFIRPTDGKVNGMRSNYPYGVVGSASFTSKNGSKLGSSVSQGYSGTVFEPIDAFKGDIARMILYFVTRYEDKLANFTSGGMLANTTFPGLQPWALNQYIAWHIMDPVSQEEIARNNASYSYQGNRNPFIDHPEYVAQIWGTPVLDTQAPTAATNLAASNPTSNSVALSWTAATDNVGVASYQIYANGTLRATVSGTATSTTVTGLSPLTQYTFYIIAKDAAGNSSPQSTTATATTLDGPVGGSCGTEDFEMITGAANTYLTATWTNNGISWTATDARVDQTINNKAITIRNGNLTSSTLSGGIQSLTLTTQLKFTGIAGNINVLINNVNVGTIPYSDVATTTTINNINVSGNIVIKLTNSSTSNRVALDDLSWTCYSTLATSETQKNKSDFTIYPNPVRNNELFVKGENLGKISKAEIYDLAGKLIQTIAHPFKNSNKINLRE
- a CDS encoding ABC transporter permease, whose translation is MKNIAFYIASRYLLAKKGSTAVTFITWLAVGAMTVAVTAMFVIISVFSGLEDLNKDLISNLHADLTLKSTSGKTIKNLDKVNRILLSNKEISSFSRVIEEKVYVSFNGKGDIAYLRGVDSAYIKVNPINKDVFYGTFPSFKYSNEVLMENSLDNRLSIPVDSSNHYATIFMPKPGTGIINKEEDIYNKRDILVTGVFPGKDQLDNYIISPIELTEELLSLPKKSAYQIVIKLKNPENADAVKQSLLSALGKNIDIKTKEEENAAFWKMINTEKLFIYLIFALVIFITTFNLAGAIIILQLDKKEQAKSLISLGFPLSHLRRTYFYTGILIVISGVISGLILGTALCYFQLYTEFFRANEVLPFPVKIVGKNYFIVACTASLFGIAISWFFSKISKEYITKN